CTTTAGCTAATTTTTTTGTTAAAAAGCCAGATTTTGAAGTAATAACATTTCCTTTATTATCTGCTATCCTATAACCATAGGTAAGACCTTTTTTTCCTTTACGTTTGGTGTAACTAATTGATGCCATAGATTAAGCTCCTAGTTTGATATGAAGCCCTAGAATTTCTTCAACTACTTCAATAGGAACTCTTCCCAAGCGTTTGTTGTCATAAAATATATACCCACGTTTAATTAGTATTGATTTTGCTTGCGCAATAATTTTTCTTGATGTTTCACTTTTATAACCTAATTGTACTAAATCTTGTCTTGTGATTGTATCCATGTTTACTTACCTACTTTCTCATCATATTTTTTGATTTTATTTTCTTCTGCCAGTGAAACTGAATCTGCTAGATAAGATAAAGCACCATTTTGTCCAATATAAGAATTTCTAAGATTTTTGAACTTGATTTTGACATCATCTGAATCATAGAATTTTTCAATTGTCATGAGAGGGTCAATACCATTGACTTTTACTGTTTGTGTTTTACGTTTGAATTGACCATCTAAAACTTTAACAGCGTACATATATCCAGTTATTTCATCACCATCTTTTGTAATAACATTGCCGTTTTTGTAGAATTGTTGATTGCCATTTTCATCTAAACTCTCAATTGTATTGAATACAGGGTATAAATCCAATAATTCAAATGTGGTACCGATGTTATCTAAATGAAAGTCTTTTGCGTTAATAGTTAAATCTTTCTTAGCCATAGTGTAGTACTTTCTAACCATATCTTGTGGTATAATGAAACTAGTGAATCACTTATTAGTGATCATTCAAGTAAGAACTCGACCTCTCACTTGTCCGGAAGACTAATCAAACTTACTGTTTGTGTCTTTTGTTTCTTGTTGGACTTGTTTAATCAAGTCCTTTTTTTTGTCCTCTGATAAAGTTTTTATTTCAGACAGATACTTGATAATCTCAGAAGCTAGTGTTTTTGAATATCTTGATTGTTCTATTAGCAAACATATAGTGGATTGTTCAATAGGTTCAATGGCTATCTCATTCTCATAGAGGAATTGATACATTTTCAAGATTG
The DNA window shown above is from Lactococcus paracarnosus and carries:
- a CDS encoding DUF3173 family protein; the protein is MDTITRQDLVQLGYKSETSRKIIAQAKSILIKRGYIFYDNKRLGRVPIEVVEEILGLHIKLGA